Proteins found in one Venturia canescens isolate UGA chromosome 6, ASM1945775v1, whole genome shotgun sequence genomic segment:
- the LOC122412441 gene encoding uncharacterized protein, whose protein sequence is MWKGIFAVCAVIVASVSSAPSFSNEEDAAGWQPTSEIDQLIVKFRTQFMVDLENFSKLVDEVETAESQYNRELEAQISDAVTQARHEIEQIFERIPPHLAADRCKEIADELGPFTSDTLNNVTECIANKMPSNDKPSVFDVAADGTRKLFAMKDEMSSCGGTIINGQPDYEYSDEDYEEYDMENLEASLARENVNCSEVRAKVSEVLQEITDSFADLFQTSYDNISSLGEFANECEMAKDYVKESKAIVESVRKCTQSASDAVSNSE, encoded by the exons ATGTGGAAAGGCATATTCGCGGTGTGCGCCGTTATCGTCGCCTCG GTTTCGAGTGCACCGAGCTTCTCCAATGAGGAAGACGCAGCCGGATGGCAACCTACGAGCGAAATCGATCAATTGATAGTCAAATTTAGAACACAATTTATGGTCgaccttgaaaatttttcgaaattggttGACGAGGTCGAAACAGCCGAGTCACAATACAACAGGGAATTAGAAGCCCAAATTTCGGATGCCGTCACTCAG GCCCGTCACGAAATCGAACAGATTTTCGAGAGAATCCCTCCGCACCTCGCTGCAGATCGCTGCAAAGAAATAGCCGACGAACTTGGACCCTTCACCTCTGACACTTTGAACAACGTAACAGAGTGCATCGCCAATAAAATGCCATCGAACGACAAACCTTCGGTATTCGACGTTGCGGCTGATGGGACCAGAAAACTATTCGCaatgaaagatgaaatgaGCAGTTGTGGAGGAACGATCATCAACGGTCAACCGGACTACGAATACTCGGACGAAGATTACGAGGAATACGACATGGAAAATTTGGAAGCTTCACTGGCTCGTGAAAATGTCAACTGTAGTGAG GTTAGAGCTAAGGTTTCCGAGGTGCTTCAAGAAATTACGGATTCGTTCGCAGACCTCTTTCAAACGTCGTACGATAATATTTCCAGCCTTGGAGAATTTGCTAACGAGTGCGAGATGGCGAAGGATTATGTGAAGGAATCAAAAGCGATTGTTGAGAGCGTGAGAAAATGTACTCAATCCGCATCAGACGCAGTATCAAACtcggaataa
- the LOC122412443 gene encoding uncharacterized protein, with protein sequence MSKLVFIVCVAFVFAVTHAECEGESHKETSKLHIQNCLVDLLNVYEKLNNEYDVIYKNDGSKERAEKKKEAFNYGYQALQKIIKKLFEPGLNEVDITRIYRFGYVRCNKHIARKMRQLISDIFNEIKLEELH encoded by the exons ATGTCTAAACTGGTCTTCATTGTTTGTGTCGCCTTTGTCTTTGCG GTGACTCATGCCGAATGTGAAGGGGAATCGCACAAGGAAACTTCTAAATTGCATATACAGAATTGCTTAGTGGACCTGTTAAACGTATATGAGAAACTAAATAACGAATACGatgtaatttataaaaatgatggATCAAAAGAACGAGCTGAG aaaaaaaaggaagcatTCAACTATGGATACCAAGCTCtgcaaaaaataatcaaaaaactATTTGAACCGGGATTGAACGAGGTGGACATAACACGTATTTACCGTTTCGGTTACGTACGCTGCAATAAGCAT ATCGCACGTAAAATGCGTCAGCTCATCAGTgatattttcaacgaaatcaAACTCGAGGAGTTGCATTAA